The following proteins are encoded in a genomic region of Enterocloster clostridioformis:
- a CDS encoding methylglyoxal synthase translates to MDYLPMTIRKQKNIALIAHDQKKRELIQWCGEHKDILSKHFLCGTGTTARMITDATNLPVKGYNSGPLGGDQQIGAKIVEGKIDFVIFFSDPLTAQPHDPDVKALLRIAQVYDIPIANNKASADFMITSPLMDEEYEHDVVNFRQNIAERANTL, encoded by the coding sequence ATGGATTATTTACCTATGACAATACGCAAACAGAAGAACATTGCCCTGATTGCCCACGACCAGAAGAAACGGGAACTGATACAGTGGTGCGGAGAGCATAAGGATATACTGTCCAAGCATTTCCTTTGCGGGACCGGCACAACGGCCCGTATGATTACGGATGCAACCAACCTGCCTGTAAAGGGGTATAACAGCGGCCCTCTGGGCGGCGACCAGCAGATTGGGGCCAAGATTGTGGAAGGAAAAATTGATTTTGTTATTTTCTTTTCCGACCCGCTGACAGCGCAGCCCCACGATCCGGACGTTAAGGCTTTGTTAAGGATTGCCCAGGTCTATGACATCCCCATTGCAAATAACAAGGCCAGCGCGGATTTCATGATTACTTCTCCCCTTATGGATGAAGAATACGAGCATGACGTGGTTAATTTCAGACAGAATATTGCTGAGAGGGCAAATACCCTTTAG
- a CDS encoding fumarylacetoacetate hydrolase family protein: protein MRLVTYEIEHKSGLGVISRDGSWVYPLASLDMDYKSMQELIETISDSEKQLLEYASGQDPYKVRGAAPIGEVSLLAPIPHPRQDVICLGINYMAHVEESARFKKEAFDGERPYAIYFSKRVNRATDPGAGIPSHRDIVTDLDYEAELAVIIGREASHVREEEVKDYIFGYTIINDVSARTLQTRHKQWYFGKGLDGFLPMGPCIATVDELSYPPKVQVQSRVNGELRQDSNTELLIFDISHIVSELSQGMTLQPGTIIATGTPAGVGMGFDPPKFLVPGDVVECTIEGIGTIANKVTD, encoded by the coding sequence ATGAGACTAGTTACATATGAAATCGAACACAAATCCGGACTTGGAGTCATCAGCAGGGACGGAAGCTGGGTCTATCCCCTTGCTTCCCTGGATATGGATTATAAGTCCATGCAGGAGCTGATAGAGACCATCAGCGATTCGGAGAAGCAGCTGCTGGAATACGCGTCTGGCCAGGACCCGTATAAGGTCAGGGGTGCTGCCCCTATTGGGGAGGTAAGCCTTTTAGCTCCGATTCCCCACCCGCGGCAGGATGTTATCTGCCTGGGAATCAATTATATGGCTCACGTAGAGGAATCAGCCAGATTTAAGAAGGAAGCATTTGACGGGGAAAGACCCTATGCCATCTATTTTTCCAAGCGGGTGAACCGGGCCACGGATCCCGGGGCAGGAATCCCCAGCCACCGGGATATTGTGACGGATTTGGATTACGAGGCAGAGCTGGCAGTCATCATAGGCCGCGAGGCATCCCATGTCAGAGAGGAAGAGGTAAAGGACTATATATTCGGATATACCATCATCAATGACGTCAGCGCCAGGACCCTGCAGACACGGCATAAGCAGTGGTATTTCGGCAAGGGGCTGGACGGCTTTTTGCCCATGGGACCATGCATAGCCACTGTGGATGAATTGTCTTATCCGCCCAAGGTGCAGGTACAGTCCAGGGTGAACGGCGAGCTTCGCCAGGACAGCAATACGGAACTGCTCATATTTGATATCAGCCACATTGTAAGCGAACTCTCCCAGGGAATGACCTTACAGCCCGGAACCATTATTGCCACAGGGACCCCGGCCGGAGTGGGCATGGGCTTTGACCCGCCTAAATTCCTGGTTCCGGGAGATGTGGTGGAGTGTACCATAGAAGGGATAGGAACCATCGCCAACAAAGTGACAGACTGA
- a CDS encoding cation-translocating P-type ATPase, producing the protein MADWFEQPEAEVLAGLDSGRQGIDSGEAQQRLKEYGENVLEEAGRLQWWQVFLAQFKDLLVIILIGAAAVSMLTGDPESAMVIFAVLLLNAVLGTVQHQKAEKSLDSLKRLSSPEARVLRDGRSMTIPSALVVPGDILLLETGDMVAADGRLLEVYGLTVNESSLTGESLGVEKHTGAVKAREGTVALADRTNMVFSGSLVTSGRAVAVVTATGMNTEIGKIAVLMNGTKEQKTPLQVSLDRFSGHLAIAIIAICGLVFLLSLYRREPVLDALMFAVALAVAAIPEALSSIVTIVQAMGTQKMAREQAIIKDLKAVESLGCVSVICSDKTGTLTQNRMDVEQVYINHTQQQPSWMENETRRNDVRLLLMAAVLNNNASGQDGDPMETALFNMAREAGLIPEQVRLQSPRKGEIPFDSRRKLMTTINEIEGSDIVFVKGAVDVLLKKCTRLANPAAGQKAGTAGPGAGAAIPSRTLSSSDRQRILDQNSRWSARGLRVLAFACRPLNEAGKENGNSGYAEAKAGNSREQSSLSGRLEDDLVFLGLTAMMDPPRPESRQAVASARQAGIRPVMITGDHKVTAMSIAERIGIFTPGNMAVTGAELDRMEEEDLNRNLEHISVYARVSPEHKIRIVRAWQNRGHIVAMTGDGVNDAPALKKADIGVAMGITGTEVSKDAASMILADDNFATIIKAVSNGRNVYRNIKNSIQFLLSGNMAGIFCVLYTSLLSLPLPFKPVHLLFINLITDSLPAIAIGMEPPEEGLLKEPPRNPKEGILTASFIRDILVQGALIAAATMWAYTTGLHEGGAGRACTMAFSTLTLARLFHGFNCRSSHSIIRLGLGSNLYSVMAFQLGVVLLAAVLFVPGLQIMFAAADLSLSQLTTLAAAAFLPTLVIQIHKILRESIY; encoded by the coding sequence ATGGCAGATTGGTTTGAACAGCCGGAGGCAGAGGTGCTGGCCGGACTGGACTCCGGCAGGCAGGGAATTGACAGCGGGGAAGCGCAGCAGCGTCTTAAGGAATATGGGGAAAATGTATTGGAGGAGGCCGGGCGGCTCCAGTGGTGGCAGGTATTTCTTGCGCAGTTCAAGGACCTTTTGGTGATCATCCTGATCGGAGCGGCCGCCGTGTCCATGCTCACAGGGGATCCGGAGAGCGCCATGGTCATATTTGCGGTTCTGCTGCTGAATGCGGTGCTGGGTACGGTCCAGCACCAGAAGGCGGAAAAATCCCTGGACAGCTTAAAGCGGCTTTCCTCGCCTGAAGCCAGGGTCCTCAGGGACGGGCGCAGCATGACCATACCGTCCGCTCTGGTGGTGCCGGGGGATATCCTGCTTCTGGAGACCGGAGATATGGTGGCCGCGGACGGAAGACTGCTGGAAGTGTACGGACTGACCGTCAATGAGAGCTCTCTCACAGGAGAATCCCTGGGGGTGGAGAAACACACCGGGGCAGTGAAGGCACGGGAGGGAACCGTGGCATTGGCCGACAGGACCAACATGGTATTTTCCGGCTCCCTGGTGACTTCAGGCCGCGCCGTGGCAGTGGTTACAGCCACGGGAATGAACACGGAAATCGGAAAAATAGCCGTCCTGATGAACGGAACCAAGGAACAGAAGACTCCGCTTCAGGTGAGCCTGGACCGGTTCTCCGGCCATCTGGCCATTGCCATCATCGCCATCTGCGGCCTGGTGTTTTTGCTAAGCCTGTACCGCCGGGAACCGGTGCTGGATGCCCTGATGTTTGCCGTGGCTCTGGCCGTGGCGGCCATACCCGAGGCACTGAGCTCCATCGTCACCATTGTTCAGGCCATGGGCACCCAGAAGATGGCCAGGGAACAGGCTATCATAAAAGATCTGAAGGCGGTGGAGAGCCTGGGATGCGTCTCCGTGATCTGTTCTGATAAGACAGGAACTCTGACCCAGAACCGCATGGATGTGGAGCAGGTGTATATCAACCATACGCAGCAGCAGCCGTCATGGATGGAAAATGAAACAAGAAGGAACGATGTCAGGCTCCTGCTTATGGCTGCGGTTCTTAATAACAACGCCTCCGGCCAGGATGGGGACCCTATGGAGACAGCGCTGTTCAACATGGCCAGAGAGGCGGGGCTTATACCGGAACAGGTCCGGCTCCAGAGTCCGAGAAAGGGGGAGATTCCCTTTGACTCCCGCCGCAAGCTCATGACCACCATAAATGAGATAGAAGGCAGCGATATCGTCTTTGTCAAGGGAGCCGTGGATGTGCTGCTCAAGAAATGTACCCGCCTGGCCAATCCGGCAGCCGGTCAGAAGGCTGGAACGGCCGGGCCGGGGGCCGGGGCCGCCATACCCAGCCGGACCTTGTCGTCCTCGGACCGCCAGAGGATACTGGACCAGAACAGCCGGTGGTCTGCCAGGGGACTCCGGGTCCTGGCCTTTGCATGCCGTCCGTTAAATGAGGCGGGAAAGGAGAACGGCAATTCCGGCTATGCAGAGGCGAAGGCCGGGAACAGCCGGGAACAATCATCCCTGTCAGGCAGGCTGGAGGATGACCTGGTGTTTCTGGGCCTCACCGCCATGATGGACCCGCCCAGACCGGAATCACGCCAGGCAGTGGCCAGCGCCAGGCAGGCAGGCATACGTCCTGTGATGATTACAGGGGACCACAAAGTGACTGCCATGTCCATAGCAGAGAGGATCGGTATCTTTACGCCGGGAAATATGGCGGTGACAGGAGCTGAGCTGGACCGCATGGAAGAGGAGGATTTGAACCGGAACCTGGAGCACATTTCGGTCTATGCCAGGGTGTCGCCGGAGCACAAGATACGCATTGTGAGGGCGTGGCAGAACCGGGGGCATATCGTGGCAATGACCGGAGACGGCGTCAATGACGCCCCGGCCCTTAAGAAGGCTGATATCGGCGTGGCCATGGGCATCACGGGAACCGAGGTGTCCAAGGATGCGGCGTCCATGATACTGGCGGACGACAACTTTGCCACCATCATAAAGGCGGTTTCCAACGGCAGGAATGTATACAGGAACATAAAGAATTCCATCCAGTTCCTTCTGTCGGGAAATATGGCAGGGATTTTCTGCGTATTATATACGTCTCTGCTGTCCCTGCCGCTGCCCTTTAAGCCGGTGCATCTGCTGTTCATCAACCTTATAACGGACTCCCTGCCGGCCATAGCCATAGGAATGGAGCCCCCGGAGGAAGGGCTTCTAAAGGAGCCGCCCAGAAATCCAAAGGAGGGTATCCTCACGGCCTCCTTTATACGGGATATCCTGGTCCAGGGAGCCCTGATTGCGGCAGCCACCATGTGGGCCTATACCACCGGACTTCATGAGGGCGGCGCGGGCAGGGCCTGTACCATGGCATTTTCCACCCTCACCCTGGCCCGGCTGTTCCACGGATTCAACTGCCGGAGCAGCCACTCCATCATACGTCTTGGGCTGGGAAGCAATCTGTACAGCGTCATGGCGTTCCAGCTGGGAGTGGTTTTGCTGGCAGCGGTGCTCTTTGTGCCGGGCTTGCAAATCATGTTTGCCGCAGCCGACTTAAGCCTGAGCCAGCTTACCACCCTGGCGGCGGCCGCATTCCTGCCCACCCTGGTAATCCAGATACATAAGATACTCCGGGAATCCATTTATTAG
- a CDS encoding M20/M25/M40 family metallo-hydrolase — MVYPADVRQDRPVEVFMAHMDVVFPDESELPLRVEDGRIYCPGVGDDTACLVCLLLAGKYIAEHVDSPQWREIRREDAPGLLLVCNAGEEGLGNLKGVHKICEDFGDRIERFCTFDSSLSSIVDRAVGSKRFRVRVRTRGGHSYDDFGNDNAIAGLASLVGKLYGIRVPEGGKTTYNVGMISGGTSVNTIAQEAEMLYEFRSDRRENLEYMERQFMEVFDRAKAEGMDVSFKVIGVRPCEGQVDPKRKQALSDWAHRVVEEMTGQAPKHCAGSTDCNIPLSLGIPSVCVGSFRGAGAHTWEEYVETDSLEEGYKVAFGMIFGSRD, encoded by the coding sequence GTGGTGTATCCGGCGGATGTAAGGCAGGACAGGCCGGTGGAGGTGTTCATGGCCCATATGGATGTGGTGTTTCCCGATGAGAGCGAACTTCCCCTCAGGGTGGAGGATGGACGTATCTATTGTCCCGGCGTGGGGGACGACACAGCATGTCTGGTATGTCTTTTGCTGGCGGGGAAATATATAGCCGAGCATGTGGATTCCCCCCAGTGGAGGGAAATCCGCAGGGAGGATGCCCCCGGACTTCTGTTGGTGTGCAATGCAGGGGAAGAAGGGCTGGGAAACCTGAAGGGAGTGCACAAAATCTGTGAGGACTTCGGTGACAGGATAGAGCGCTTTTGTACCTTTGACAGCTCTCTTTCCAGCATCGTGGACAGGGCGGTTGGTTCCAAGCGTTTCCGGGTAAGGGTCCGCACCCGGGGCGGTCATTCCTACGATGACTTTGGAAATGATAATGCCATTGCGGGACTGGCGTCCCTGGTGGGGAAGCTGTATGGAATCCGGGTGCCGGAGGGCGGAAAGACTACCTATAATGTAGGCATGATATCAGGAGGGACATCGGTCAATACCATTGCCCAGGAAGCCGAGATGCTGTATGAGTTCCGTTCCGACCGGAGGGAGAACCTGGAATATATGGAACGGCAGTTCATGGAGGTGTTTGACCGGGCAAAGGCAGAGGGGATGGATGTATCCTTTAAGGTCATCGGGGTCAGACCCTGCGAAGGGCAGGTGGACCCGAAACGAAAACAGGCCCTGTCAGACTGGGCTCACAGGGTGGTGGAGGAGATGACCGGGCAAGCGCCGAAACACTGCGCCGGTTCCACGGACTGCAACATCCCGCTGTCTTTGGGAATTCCAAGCGTGTGCGTGGGAAGCTTCCGCGGCGCAGGGGCCCACACCTGGGAGGAATATGTGGAGACAGATTCCCTTGAGGAAGGCTATAAGGTGGCATTCGGCATGATTTTCGGCAGCAGAGATTGA
- a CDS encoding alpha-amylase: MIKRFRIDRNDGRIYAMGATAVSGGVHFSFASKGEACAVVFYRKGAGSPKGRIGFPANARTGDVWSMTVLGDFSGLEYVYEVDGQQVPDPYGRRFTGMERWGSLARLDKPVRTPVDTEGSAYDWEEDVLPCIPYDQCVIYHIHPRGFTKHVSSGVEGDSRGTFKGVAEKIPYLKDLGITTVEMMPPVEFEELIIPERVDGSPFAAEKPDGKLNYWGYTRGYYFAPKCAYSSGPVRQPEREFKDMVKALHRAGLELVLELFFDGKEAPSYVLDVVRFWAQEYHVDGVRLVGYAPVKLLGEDPYLSRLKLLAPGWDGVEPGQVKHLAEYNDGFMMDMRSFLKGDEDQLNRLVYHIRHNPQQVGVINYMANTNGFTLMDMVSYDIKHNEANGEDNRDGTDYNQSWNCGAEGPSRKKRIMQMRRKQIRNALLMLFLSQGTPLLMMGDEFGRTKKGNNNSYCQDNDISWLNWSLLNSNSSIHEFVKHVIQFRKEHSVFHMEKEPALMDYRSVGLPDVSYHGLKTWCPMFDRFLRQLGILYCGKYGKKLDGREDDYFYVAFNMHWEPHEFALPNLPKDFKWHTAFNTDEDQVNGMYPRGGEPVLENQKSMMIMARTIVVLMGKEVPAQKKASKGKAAGKGERKEEEANDTVRGNDTVYREPQAGGLQPSSGAGQDTGALKP, encoded by the coding sequence ATGATAAAGAGATTCCGGATAGACAGGAATGATGGAAGGATATACGCGATGGGAGCGACTGCTGTCTCTGGAGGGGTGCATTTTTCTTTCGCCTCCAAGGGGGAGGCCTGTGCCGTTGTTTTTTATAGGAAAGGGGCCGGAAGTCCCAAGGGAAGAATCGGGTTTCCTGCAAATGCCAGAACAGGAGATGTCTGGAGCATGACTGTGCTGGGCGACTTTTCCGGTCTGGAGTATGTGTACGAGGTGGACGGACAGCAGGTGCCGGACCCTTATGGGAGGAGGTTTACGGGTATGGAGCGCTGGGGAAGCCTGGCGCGTCTGGACAAGCCGGTACGCACACCGGTGGATACAGAGGGGAGCGCGTACGACTGGGAGGAAGACGTCCTTCCCTGCATCCCTTATGACCAGTGTGTGATTTACCACATCCATCCCAGGGGATTTACCAAACATGTCTCCTCCGGCGTGGAGGGAGACAGCCGGGGGACATTTAAGGGCGTGGCGGAGAAGATACCTTATCTCAAAGACCTGGGGATCACCACTGTGGAGATGATGCCCCCGGTGGAGTTTGAGGAGCTAATCATACCGGAGCGTGTGGACGGAAGCCCCTTTGCAGCTGAAAAACCGGACGGAAAGCTGAATTACTGGGGATATACCAGGGGCTATTATTTTGCGCCCAAGTGTGCCTACAGCAGCGGACCTGTGAGGCAGCCTGAACGGGAGTTTAAGGATATGGTGAAGGCCCTGCACAGGGCAGGACTGGAGCTGGTCCTGGAATTGTTTTTCGACGGGAAGGAAGCGCCCTCCTATGTGCTGGATGTGGTCCGCTTCTGGGCTCAGGAATACCATGTGGACGGCGTCCGTCTGGTGGGATACGCGCCTGTGAAGCTTTTGGGTGAGGACCCTTACCTCAGCAGGCTGAAGCTGCTGGCGCCCGGGTGGGACGGTGTGGAGCCGGGGCAGGTAAAACATCTGGCGGAATATAATGACGGGTTCATGATGGATATGCGCAGCTTTCTAAAAGGGGATGAGGACCAGCTTAACCGTCTGGTATACCACATCCGGCATAATCCCCAGCAGGTGGGCGTTATCAACTACATGGCCAATACCAATGGTTTTACCCTGATGGACATGGTATCCTATGACATAAAGCACAATGAGGCCAACGGAGAAGATAACCGGGACGGAACAGACTACAACCAATCCTGGAACTGCGGAGCGGAGGGCCCCAGCAGAAAGAAACGAATCATGCAGATGCGCAGGAAGCAGATACGCAATGCCCTGCTCATGCTGTTTTTGAGCCAGGGAACTCCTCTGCTCATGATGGGAGACGAATTTGGCCGGACCAAGAAGGGAAACAACAACTCCTACTGCCAGGACAACGATATATCATGGCTTAACTGGAGCCTGTTAAATTCCAACAGCAGCATCCATGAATTTGTAAAGCATGTGATTCAATTCAGAAAGGAGCACTCGGTGTTCCATATGGAGAAGGAGCCGGCTCTGATGGATTACCGCTCCGTGGGTCTGCCGGACGTGTCCTACCACGGCCTTAAGACCTGGTGTCCCATGTTTGACCGTTTCCTCCGCCAGCTGGGCATATTATACTGCGGAAAATACGGTAAGAAGCTGGACGGAAGGGAGGACGATTACTTCTACGTTGCATTTAACATGCACTGGGAACCTCATGAGTTCGCCCTTCCCAACCTGCCAAAGGATTTTAAGTGGCATACAGCCTTTAATACGGATGAGGACCAGGTGAACGGCATGTATCCCCGGGGCGGTGAACCGGTTCTGGAGAACCAGAAGTCCATGATGATCATGGCAAGGACCATCGTGGTTCTCATGGGAAAGGAGGTTCCCGCACAGAAGAAAGCTTCCAAGGGAAAGGCAGCAGGAAAAGGGGAAAGAAAGGAAGAGGAAGCAAATGATACTGTCAGAGGAAATGATACGGTATATAGAGAACCACAGGCAGGAGGCTTACAGCCTTCTTCTGGAGCTGGCCAGGATACCGGCGCCCTCAAACCATGA
- a CDS encoding ABC-F family ATP-binding cassette domain-containing protein: protein MNLVTIEHLTKSYTERLLFDDTSFSINEGEKIGLIGVNGTGKSTLLKIVAGLEDADSGSVVRGRSLYIRYLPQIPEFTEGDTVLESVMRENAGETHYSSPDEMQATARSMLNKLGITEHDALTSTLSGGQRKRVALASVLMSTADLLILDEPTNHLDSGMADWLEEYLKAFRGALMMITHDRYFLDSVAGRIVELDKGKLYSYQANYEGFLSLKAERMEMAEASERKRQAILRNEIAWMQRGARARSTKQKAHIQRYEELRDQKGPEYDRNVELESIASRLGRTTVEVKDLCKAYGDKVLIKDFTYIFLKNDRVGIIGPNGSGKSTLMKMLAGWVEPDSGTIQIGQTVKMGYFSQENEAMDESLRVIDYIKNVAEYVKTKDGSISASQMLERFLFPSGMQYTIIGRLSGGERRRLYLLRILMEAPNVILLDEPTNDLDIQTLTILEDYLDTFPGIVIAVSHDRYFLDRVVNRIFAFEGQGKVSQYEGGFTDYQIAWSARHPRETGEQKGGRGGDSDGSGSGLSVNRNNWKQSAGGEKKRKLSFKEQREWETIEADIADLEQSIGDLEREIGKSATNYTRLNELMEEKSAREAQLEEKMERWMYLNELVEQIEAQK from the coding sequence ATGAATCTGGTTACCATTGAACATTTGACAAAATCATATACGGAGAGGCTGCTGTTTGACGACACATCCTTCTCCATCAACGAGGGGGAGAAGATAGGCCTGATTGGCGTCAACGGCACAGGCAAGTCCACTCTCCTTAAGATTGTTGCGGGCCTGGAAGATGCGGACAGCGGCAGCGTGGTAAGGGGCCGCAGCCTCTACATACGCTATCTGCCCCAGATTCCGGAATTCACAGAGGGAGATACGGTGCTTGAAAGCGTTATGCGGGAAAATGCCGGGGAAACCCATTACAGTTCTCCGGATGAGATGCAGGCCACGGCCAGGAGCATGCTTAACAAGCTTGGTATCACGGAACACGATGCCCTGACATCCACCCTTTCGGGTGGACAGAGAAAGAGGGTGGCCTTGGCCAGCGTGCTTATGAGTACGGCGGACCTTCTGATTCTGGACGAGCCCACCAACCACCTGGACAGCGGTATGGCTGACTGGCTGGAGGAATATCTGAAAGCCTTCCGTGGCGCCCTTATGATGATTACCCATGACCGGTATTTTCTGGACAGCGTGGCGGGACGCATTGTGGAGCTGGATAAGGGAAAGCTTTACAGCTACCAGGCAAATTATGAGGGCTTCCTGTCCCTGAAAGCGGAGCGTATGGAAATGGCCGAGGCATCGGAGCGCAAACGGCAGGCGATTCTGCGCAACGAGATTGCCTGGATGCAGCGGGGCGCCAGGGCGCGTTCCACCAAGCAGAAGGCCCATATACAGCGCTATGAGGAGCTGAGGGACCAGAAGGGGCCGGAATATGACCGCAACGTGGAGCTGGAGTCCATAGCCAGCCGGTTAGGCAGGACCACGGTGGAGGTGAAGGATCTGTGCAAGGCTTACGGGGACAAGGTGCTGATAAAGGACTTTACCTACATTTTCCTGAAAAATGACCGTGTGGGCATCATCGGTCCCAACGGAAGCGGAAAGTCCACCCTGATGAAGATGCTGGCAGGCTGGGTGGAACCGGATTCCGGCACCATACAGATAGGACAGACCGTGAAGATGGGGTATTTCTCCCAGGAAAATGAGGCCATGGATGAAAGCCTTAGGGTGATTGACTATATTAAGAATGTGGCGGAATACGTAAAGACAAAGGACGGCAGTATCAGCGCCAGCCAGATGTTAGAGCGGTTCCTGTTCCCCTCCGGTATGCAGTATACCATCATAGGCCGCCTGTCAGGCGGGGAGAGGCGGAGGCTTTATCTGCTGCGTATCCTTATGGAGGCGCCCAATGTGATACTGTTAGACGAGCCCACCAATGACCTGGATATCCAGACTCTGACCATACTGGAGGATTATCTGGATACATTTCCGGGCATTGTTATAGCCGTATCCCATGACCGGTATTTTCTGGACCGCGTTGTGAACCGCATCTTTGCCTTTGAGGGACAGGGAAAGGTGAGCCAGTATGAGGGCGGATTCACGGATTATCAGATTGCCTGGTCCGCCAGGCATCCCCGGGAGACAGGGGAGCAGAAAGGCGGCAGAGGCGGGGACAGCGATGGCAGCGGGTCCGGCCTTTCCGTGAACCGGAATAACTGGAAGCAGTCGGCCGGCGGAGAAAAGAAGCGCAAGCTTTCCTTTAAAGAGCAGCGGGAATGGGAAACCATTGAGGCTGACATCGCTGACCTGGAACAGTCCATCGGGGATTTAGAGCGGGAAATTGGAAAATCCGCCACCAACTATACCAGGCTCAATGAGCTGATGGAGGAAAAGTCCGCCAGGGAAGCACAGCTGGAGGAGAAAATGGAGCGCTGGATGTATCTTAACGAGCTGGTGGAGCAGATAGAGGCTCAGAAATAA
- a CDS encoding exodeoxyribonuclease III, translating into MTKLISWNVNGLRACVGKGFLNFFREADANVFCIQESKLQEGQIELDLPGYHQYWNYARKKGYSGTAMFTKEEPMSVSYGVGMEEHDTEGRVITAEFPEYYVVTCYTPNSQDGLARLDYRMKWEDDFLAYLKKLEKNKPVVFCGDLNVAHKEIDLKNPKTNRKNAGFTDEERGKFTDLLAAGFVDTFRYFYPDLEGIYSWWSYRFSARAKNAGWRIDYFCVSESLKDRLVSASIHNTVMGSDHCPVELVIE; encoded by the coding sequence ATGACAAAGTTGATTTCGTGGAATGTAAACGGTCTCAGGGCCTGCGTGGGTAAGGGCTTCCTGAATTTTTTCAGGGAGGCGGACGCAAATGTATTCTGTATACAGGAAAGTAAGCTTCAGGAGGGCCAGATTGAGCTGGACCTGCCCGGCTATCACCAGTACTGGAACTATGCCAGGAAAAAGGGATATTCCGGCACAGCCATGTTCACAAAGGAGGAACCCATGTCCGTGTCCTATGGCGTCGGCATGGAGGAACACGATACGGAGGGACGGGTAATTACGGCAGAGTTTCCTGAATATTATGTTGTGACCTGCTATACCCCCAATTCACAGGACGGCCTGGCAAGGCTGGATTACAGGATGAAATGGGAGGACGATTTCCTGGCATACCTTAAGAAACTGGAGAAAAACAAGCCGGTGGTATTCTGCGGGGATCTGAATGTGGCCCACAAGGAAATTGACCTTAAGAACCCTAAGACAAACAGGAAAAATGCCGGGTTCACCGATGAAGAGAGGGGAAAGTTCACCGACCTTCTGGCAGCGGGCTTCGTGGACACGTTCCGCTATTTCTATCCGGACCTGGAGGGGATATACTCCTGGTGGTCCTACCGTTTCAGCGCCAGGGCCAAGAATGCAGGGTGGCGCATTGACTACTTTTGTGTATCAGAAAGCCTTAAGGACAGACTGGTAAGCGCGTCCATCCACAATACGGTCATGGGTTCAGACCATTGTCCGGTGGAGCTGGTGATTGAATAA
- a CDS encoding S-ribosylhomocysteine lyase, whose protein sequence is MEKITSFTIDHNKLQPGVYVSRKDQVEGGMVTTFDLRMTSPNEEPVMNTAEMHTIEHLGATFLRNHGTFGKKCIYFGPMGCRTGFYLLLAGDYESADILPLMVEMYEFIRDFEGEVPGASPEDCGNYLDMNLGMARFLAGKYLDVLYHVDQFPESRLVYPE, encoded by the coding sequence ATGGAAAAGATTACAAGTTTTACCATTGACCACAATAAGCTGCAGCCTGGAGTCTATGTATCCAGGAAGGATCAGGTGGAAGGAGGAATGGTGACCACCTTCGACCTGAGGATGACCTCGCCCAATGAGGAGCCGGTGATGAACACCGCGGAAATGCATACCATCGAGCATCTGGGGGCAACCTTTTTAAGGAATCACGGCACCTTTGGCAAAAAGTGCATTTACTTTGGCCCCATGGGGTGCAGGACCGGTTTCTATCTGCTGCTGGCTGGAGACTACGAGTCCGCGGATATCCTGCCCCTGATGGTGGAGATGTATGAGTTTATCAGGGATTTTGAGGGGGAGGTGCCCGGGGCATCGCCAGAGGACTGCGGCAATTATCTGGATATGAATTTGGGTATGGCCAGATTCCTGGCCGGAAAGTACCTGGATGTACTGTACCATGTGGACCAGTTCCCGGAATCCAGGCTTGTATATCCGGAGTAG